Part of the Pieris rapae chromosome 14, ilPieRapa1.1, whole genome shotgun sequence genome is shown below.
ctcattacatatataatttcttcTTAATGTATTATGATGTAGTTGTTCAAAATGTTATTCAAAAGTGTGCGTAATTGTTACTGATGGCAATGCCTATGTCACTAATGTTCCGAAAATAAGGTTTTACACATAATAGGAACATTAAGTGCGGTGATCATCATTTACATTTAGCAATGTTTCAAGGTCATATTTAGGGTTGTCAGTACACTTTAAGTAGATATGACAATCAACGCAACGTGTCAATATTAACCTCActttcgtaaaattaattttagtggGATTCAATAATGGACAGTGAAAATCTACTTTTGTTcacatcatttttaaatatagagcTTTTGCAGCTTTAGAGTGAAATCATACCTAATAAACTCGCTTTTGGATTATTCGtatattctattctattctgTCTTTAATTAGAAACATacgtaaactttaaaataagttcACAAACAATCttgtctttataaatatttatagtatatatgacACAATAAAaggggttcccaaatcttacacatttagaaacagattttaatttattataaatgttacaaaaattattacatatacacaGCCCTAACAAGCAATGATAACAATCTAACGAAAGTTTGCacttatttaatgtaatgagGGCTTGTTGCTAAAATCTTAGGTCACTTAGATAAAACTGTTGTACATCAGGTACTGCGTAATCTGTACATAACTAAACAAAcccactttaaataaataattattcaaagcCGCGATTggacttttataattatttgttaaagatattttaatataactcaCAAtgcataattattaagaaacattttatctTACGCAAGACTAAGATAATCTCACGCGATGTCATCTACACCGCTCAGACGCATTGTATCCAGGCTTTAAGATTTCATGCAACATTTTGTAACACCATCATTTCGAACTCAAATGGTACTAATCCTTATTAAACGCATTGATGGAGTTGAAtgttacagaaaaaatatcgaaatcaattatattacacGCGTCGAacttgacaatatttttttgtattaaaaactaggttctttaataatataaaaaagtatgtgGCTTGCaagagatatattttatcgtaatttataatattattttttatcaaaactcAGTAATGTATAACATCTTCTCatcaagtaaataattataataaaattttatatatgtattttatagattaaatttacataactaaTGACTTGAAATCTTGATTTCAGTTCTACTGGCAATGGCATTAGCGCAGAACGGCTACGAATACAATAAACCAGGAAAGCCTTTTGGGCAGAATACATCTATCCAGCCAGGCTATCCCTCAAGTGGATACCCAAGTTCGACACCATCGTATCCAAGTGCATCTCAAAATGAGTACCCTGGCACTACACCTTATCCTTCAGGTATATCTACGGGAGGTAATTATCCAGGACAAGGACCATCAGGACCGGCAGGTTACCCGGGTCAGTCTGACAATAACTATTCCGGACAAAATTACCCAGGATCTACTGGACCTTCGGGACCTTCAGGATATCCCGGACAGCCTGGATACCCCGGTCAAAATTATCCAGGACAGACAGCTCGTCCAACTACACCCGGATTTGGACCAGGTTCCCCAGGTTCTGTGACAGGAGCCCCAGGATTTGCACCAGGAAGTTCAAACTTCGGTCCGGGTGCCGGATTTGGACCAATAGGATCAGGATTTGATTCGGGAGCATATGAGGGTGGCGATTATTCTGCTATCCCTGGAGAACCTGATAAAGATTACCCCATTTTGTCGTTCGTTCCCAAAACATCGTTTCGATGTGATGCTCAGCCTTATCCGGGCTATTATGCCGACGTTGAAACTCGTTGTCAAGCATTCCACGTGTGCGCTAATAACATAACTTATGACTTTCTTTGTCCGAATGGTACAATCTTTTCACAAGAAGTTTTCGTCTGTGTTTGGTGGAACCAATTTGACTGCAACTTAGCTCAAagtttatatgaattaaacgCAAACATATACGACTATTCCATCATTGGATCTCAGCAACAAGTTTCTTATCCTGGAAGTCAAGGCCCCTCATATCCAGGTAACCAAGGCTCACAAGGTTCTTATCCTGGTAACCAAAGCCCTCAGGGTTCTTATCCCGGTAATCAAACCCCTCAGAGTTCTTATCCCGGTAATCAAAACCCTCAGGGTTCTTATCCTGGTAGCCAAGTTCCATCATATCCAAGCAGCCCAATCCCTCAAGGCCCCTCTTACCCAGGACCTTCTACACCTTATCCGGATAATTTTGGAAGCCAAGGACCATCATCCGGATACCCGAGCAGCCCTTACCCACAAGGAACAACCCCGTCATACCCCGGAATTCAAGGTGGCTCAACATATCCCGGAACAAGACCCAACCCCAGGCCAGGCCAACAAGGATCTAGTTCATACCCAGGTAGCTCAAACTATCCTACAACAGGACCACAAAATTCTCCATCTTCACAAAATTACCCTGGATCGCAAAGTACTCCAGGATATCCAGGTTCACAATCGAACCAGGGTTATCCGTCGGGAAGACCTTCAGGACCCAGTTTCCCAACTGGTACAACCAGACCGCAAGGCCCAAACACGGCGTATCCTCAACCACCTAACCGAGAATACTTACCGCCAAGAAAATAAGATCACTGTAATTAAATACCGAATAGCTGTTACTTTTTGAGCTCCATTAGCCGATCTACGAACGGAAGATATAACAGgtataatctaaataacataaatataatttttaacagcACCTAAATTCGGCAGGCGCTAAATTTCCTAGAAGTTCTTACTgccacattttaaatatataagtatttaaaaagccAGTAGAGCACATTGACAAACGAAAGAGTTGGTGCTgtgtattttctttgttatcgtgctatatattaaaaacaaagtattaaacttataagtcCTAAGTTAAAGCGTATTATGTAGTACTAAgtttatagttaatttttatcccttatatattacctatattttagtttgtaaaCCATTAGAACTGTAACAATAAAGTTACCACAACTAGTTCTGTATCAAagtacaaaatgtattttgtttgtaggtatgttatacatatctgactaaatatattataataaataaatgtatttcaagcaaaattgtttattaatgtgCGTCTGTTAAGGCATACCTCTAGAAAAGCCCCTACTGAGTCTAACAAATTCCAAATTCTTTCGGCCAAGTAAGTCACTGATAAAATTCATTTCATGACACTGAATCGGAAGATTGTTTCCGTCAACAAGAACTTTAATCAATCCATTATGCGTTCTAACTTTTCTGATACCTTTTTGATATGTTACAACATCTTTAAGAGCTTTAACCATTATGTAAGAGAGATTATTATATGACATATTCAGATGTGAGAGTGCCAAATTccctatacaatatatatggCCATCCGTGCGTTTAATACAATCAGCTTGGAATGGATCTACGAATGGGCCTAAAATTTGTTCCGCCAATAACTTAGCTCTCATAGAATCATCATTCAATATTGATGGTTGTTGAGATTCCTTTTCTTTTCTTGCATTAATCTTTTTTCGTTTAGATGGCTTGCTGCTGATTTCAGCTGATGATCGTCGTTCCAAATACTTTAAGTACAGTGATTGTTTATTTctcaaatatgtaaaatacctttcctttttgttcaaaatttcaaaatcagtCAAAGGAAATTCcattaaaacctttaaaatcGAAATAGCTCCATCATCAGTTATGTGGTTATCGGCGATATTTAAATACCGCAAGCAACGATTCGTCCTTAATGCAGCAGCAAGAGATTTTGCTCCTAAATCTGTTATGTGGTTTGAAGATAGATTCAAAAGCGATAATTTCTCACCAACAGTTGACATATGCAGCTTTGATGCTATTATCTCACATACATCATCATTTATGTTACATCTAGTCAAAGAAAGTGACTTAATGACTGATGTATCCAAAATGATTGCATAATTAGCTTCATTTACTGGTGTTCTGTCCAAGTGAACTTGCGTTATAGTTGACACTCTTACAATGTTACTTATTTCGTGTATTATTGCAGCATTGATTTTAGAGTTTATTATCGAGATTCTCgtcaaatttttaaagtaggGAACTAAATATCTCATAACTTTCAACATAACTCTCGGCACATTCTTAATTCTCTCGAGACGTATTTCTGTCAAGCAATTATACGTATCGTATATAGAATATACAGTCACTGTATTAATGGTGCTTGTTGACGAAGGTTGTGTTGCTGTTTCGATTGAGCTACCGATATCATCTTGCTGAACTGGTTCTGGTGTTGTAGCAGTTTCACGTTTTGTACTTAATGCCATACTAATACGTCTTTTTACACCTTCTTGCTGTTTAAGTGCCTTATAAAAATCATCTAAAAcaacatacaaacatttaatcAATCTTGTGGGTCCCACGTCAGTGGGTACTAAAAAACTATTATGTAGGTTCGATACGAGATAAACTATTCTCACAAGACTGATCGTTTTACCCTTAAAAGATACACTCTACATATCCacctatttacataataattcataTGCGAAATCTCGTATTCATCATAAAGTAACATACAATTTCTcgttcttaaaaaatattttttcattgaaaattaataagagaATATTACCATTCCGCTGAGTTTTCTCTACGCAGATAACGTAGGGGCAGTTGAATTTTGCGCAAGCAAATGGcaaaatattttcgaaatCTATCAATTCAGTCTTAACGGGTACTGTGGTGGATTGTGCAGTAGATGTGCGTAGCGAACGAGTAGACCTCATAGAACGCACGGATCTAGTAGATCGAACTGGTttcatgataaataaaaattctaaaataattgtaaaaataaacgagTTTATCAAAATAggtaaattaatagaaaaccCAATAAAGTCAAATGAAAAATGTCAAACACCCAGTCAAAAAATATAGagcctaaaatatatattagtccACAGTTTGTGAAATGAGTTGCGAGTTGAAATCACGGTTTAACAGAATCGACAGGCtgcattgttataataatttagactCTGATACTATCACTTCGAATAGGTATCCAGATTCTTGTTAACCCTTCATTTCTTCCTCTAAATATAGCATTTCCATTTTTACTCTAGACATTACGGCGTATGGACCATCGCATTCATATTtgaaaaactacaaaaatgaaattgtCATGAAGCTAAGCTCTAAgtcttattattaacataggtttgttttatttataagacgtCCGAGGTTTATTATGAGAGTACATCGTTTCCGTTACCGCCCAAATTATCGCTATTGATtcattttttgtatcataataAGAGAACCAGGAAGAGCTTGTTGGGACCTCGTACGTCTTaggaaacataataaaaattgtaaatttctatataaagtcattttttatcttttcagATTTTTCTTTGTGTAATTTTAACTAGGCGACCAAAGCGAGCAACCATTGATAGActtgtataatatatcttcaaataacagaataaacttattttgaagtaacaattaaaattttctttaaatatagaggatttattgcttttattataaatcagtattattttattgacacGCATTTGCGTTATCAGACTATAATTTCCTGCTAccaaattcattaaaaagcaatattttccaaaacaaatttattcgGCATTTCTCAGGATTACATATAGCTGCCCGACATTTTGTAATggtaataacttaaaatacgCAGAGACTTAATCtacctacataaaataattcctTAATAAAAGTGAATCCAATCAAATTTCTATATTACTCATACCACCATATAGTTTAACATTGctgaaatagaaacaaaatagtcgcttatttactaaatgtaaacttaaataacataatcatCTTATCTCTAGGCAACTTATCtttaacacacaaataaatattattacattgaataaaaaagaaaatcataatGAAGACCCTGAAtacatcaattaattaatgttaaagacTGTATTTGCAGAGGATTTCGTTTCTTAGTTTTGGCATTTTTACCATATTTTAACTGTGTCGTATTACTGATTGACTGGCCTTGTACATACACCCGATTAGTGTCACCAcccgatatttttttactgagaAGATTATTAATACCCTCTATTTCTCGGCAATCATTTGGTACATTATTTCCATCTAATACTACCCTTACAAGGCCTCCTAGTTTagtaaaattgtttgtttgcaCCAATAAAGTATTGTATACTTTACGAACTGTTATATACGTCAAATTATTATACGCTAGGTTAAGAGAGGACATGCATAAATTACCATTACAATGtaatactttattcatataatttatatgactgCTGTCAAAGACGTCTACAAAATCTCCAATTTCTTCCTGAGTTAACTTTTCAGC
Proteins encoded:
- the LOC110997324 gene encoding uncharacterized protein LOC110997324; the protein is MKPVRSTRSVRSMRSTRSLRTSTAQSTTVPVKTELIDFENILPFACAKFNCPYVICVEKTQRNDDFYKALKQQEGVKRRISMALSTKRETATTPEPVQQDDIGSSIETATQPSSTSTINTVTVYSIYDTYNCLTEIRLERIKNVPRVMLKVMRYLVPYFKNLTRISIINSKINAAIIHEISNIVRVSTITQVHLDRTPVNEANYAIILDTSVIKSLSLTRCNINDDVCEIIASKLHMSTVGEKLSLLNLSSNHITDLGAKSLAAALRTNRCLRYLNIADNHITDDGAISILKVLMEFPLTDFEILNKKERYFTYLRNKQSLYLKYLERRSSAEISSKPSKRKKINARKEKESQQPSILNDDSMRAKLLAEQILGPFVDPFQADCIKRTDGHIYCIGNLALSHLNMSYNNLSYIMVKALKDVVTYQKGIRKVRTHNGLIKVLVDGNNLPIQCHEMNFISDLLGRKNLEFVRLSRGFSRGMP
- the LOC110997333 gene encoding collagen alpha-1(IV) chain-like; translation: MTSTNNMLRLSTICLLLAMALAQNGYEYNKPGKPFGQNTSIQPGYPSSGYPSSTPSYPSASQNEYPGTTPYPSGISTGGNYPGQGPSGPAGYPGQSDNNYSGQNYPGSTGPSGPSGYPGQPGYPGQNYPGQTARPTTPGFGPGSPGSVTGAPGFAPGSSNFGPGAGFGPIGSGFDSGAYEGGDYSAIPGEPDKDYPILSFVPKTSFRCDAQPYPGYYADVETRCQAFHVCANNITYDFLCPNGTIFSQEVFVCVWWNQFDCNLAQSLYELNANIYDYSIIGSQQQVSYPGSQGPSYPGNQGSQGSYPGNQSPQGSYPGNQTPQSSYPGNQNPQGSYPGSQVPSYPSSPIPQGPSYPGPSTPYPDNFGSQGPSSGYPSSPYPQGTTPSYPGIQGGSTYPGTRPNPRPGQQGSSSYPGSSNYPTTGPQNSPSSQNYPGSQSTPGYPGSQSNQGYPSGRPSGPSFPTGTTRPQGPNTAYPQPPNREYLPPRK